GCACCATCCGGCAACCTCAACCCACCAACCACCGTCATCTACAGCAGCACACGATGGGCCTTGACGCTCCATCAAGAACCACTTCGACAGCAAGCTTCGGCCCTTTATTGCATGGACTTCCTTTGTTAAGACCTCCACGACCGTCCAATCAACATTCACCAGCTTTTGCTTACCCTTTCAATGCTTCATCAGCTCCTTTCGAAAGCCTCGAACTTCAACTATCCATAGGAATGGCAAGAACATCAGCACAAGCGAGGCACAACgaaaagagagagacgagTTTAACAAAGGAGAGAGCGAACGAGGAGGCAAGGAAGGCAGAGGAAACGAGACAAGAAGCGAAAAGGCAGATAGAGATGGCAGAAAAGGATTTTGAGAAAGCTAAGAGAATAAGGGAAGAAGCAAAAACCGAGTTGGAGAAGGCTCACGTTGTTAGAGAAGAAGCAATCAAGAGGATTAATGCAACAATGATGGAGATCACTTGCCACTCTTGCAAGCAACTATTTCAGCTGCCTGTTACGGCTGATGAGAGTACGTCGTCTCTTGTTATGAGTTACGTTTCCTCGGCGACAACTGAAGGAGAATGCGAGTGATCCAATGcatcttcatatatatatccatatgaacaaaagaaagcaaataatgattttaaacGAAATGACGGTATTTTTTGTGGATCTGTATGAGTGATCATTTTTTACTATAtgcattgttttcttttgccacTGCATATTTCATATAATGACTGTAAATTTTGAGAATCATTTGAATTTCGATTATCATTCTTCtgcttagttttttttttgttgttgttgtgataaTTGAggatatttcattttaaatgtTCCTTGATTTAgcatttaatttagttttgaactGGTTTTGGGTAgcttaatatattttaattaggattttttccagaaaagaagaaaagaaagaggagCGGTAAATTACATATGGTAGTTAAATGGTGTGGGGTTTGGTTGATTGGTTGGTGTAAGTTGTAACTATTTTGATGAAAGAAGCATAATGATAAGGttttagaaaatgttttgttctcttaGAACTAGTGGAGAATtctatacaaaacaaaaataatgaatgGAGCATTGATTGAGGAGGGGAAGCAGTAGTAATTGCATTAAATtcgagagaaaaaaatgatagagAGGTCAAATTTTCTGCATACGAATCTCAGGTGGAAATGATTGATGTACACCTAATAAAATATGATCACGAGtcgcttctttctctttcccatCGTTACATTCTCGTAGTTGTAGCTTAGTCTCAATCCGACCAAACAAGAAATCATCTCTCTCACATAAAGACGGAATCTTGCAAGATGccatatgaaaaaatattttaacctTTTACACTAAAAAAGGCATATGtattagaaaaccaaaaaaaaaaagtggtgtCTTAGGCTCCTAGTTTATTGCCTccaattacaaaaaaaaataaaaaattggaGATAGTTTTTGTCAAAGTTTCATACACTAGTGACGGATATATAACACATTAGGTTGTTGTTTAATTGACCATATGGTAAGAAAATTGTTTGCATTTGAAAGCTATATACATATCTTAATTAAACACATTGTGAAAGGGACTATATCATCCCTTGTGAGCTTGAAATGGTTAATTAAAGGTTTTGAGTTTAACGTAACAAACACTCTTTTTTGGTTAAcattattactatatataaaagaataagaaGCAGTACAATCTTGGCATATTTACAAGTATGAGAAACCATGTGCTATAAAATGGGAGTAAGAAATTCAAAGATGCCCACCCATCATGAAAAAGCCAAAATCAGTGTCAAAGAGAGTGTGTGGACTGTGGATACATATATTACACAAATGTAATGATGGAAACGCataggagagagagagaagagtaaATGGTGATTTAAGAGCAGAAGTGGTTGTCGTTTCCTTTACAGGAAAAGGAACGACATGAATTTCAGTGCCAAAAAGATTGAAATGGTGGTTAGGAGTCAGGCTTCAGTCTCTCTCACCTGACTCTTCACTCACTTCCATGATTTCCTTCCTTCTCtcctttttcacttttcttacTCCATCCTATTCCTTCTTTAAAGCCacacactctctctttctcatctcaCCTCAATACGTGATCTCCttgatttacatttttttttttaacaaaatctttttgttcattaggaaagaagaaataagcaaaaaaattaaggaTAAAGTATATGGAACTTGTTTTTCCAATCTAACTTACCTAAATTTGTATAGGCAAACTCCGTAAATCCAATAAAAGTCCCATACATGAATTAGGAAACAATTTATCCCGCATTATCTGCGgatagaaaacaagaaacagaaagttGATATTTGATTGAGTATATTTAAATGAGAGAATATCGTATTTtcgattttatatatatatatatatatatatatatgtaatgttAAGGAAATATATTAAGACATAATAGTATACTTATACTTGTTTAAAATGAGAGAACCCGtagtttatgtatatattttttttttataacaaaaatatgttaaccaaaatttaattaaaaaatatgttatcaaaattcataaaatgttgaaaatctACAACTAAACATTTGTTACGTCGGAGTTGGAAGTATCGCCTTTCCGTTTAATCTTTTACCAAAATCTCCGGTGGGTTCTATTTTGTTCAACCGCATTCGCCTCATAGTATCTTCAACCCCTTTCGTAGAAAACTGCTTCTATCCCTAACATCACAACTCTAAGCTCACCTAGTCAAACGCAATAGTTTCGGATTgctaaaaaacaaacaaaaaaacaaaaaacaagaaattatcaAAAGAGATGGACGACGTGTGAACGTTGTTGGACTGCTCTCAAGCCCATGGACcacaataattttaaagacaagaagaaaaacttgcTTTAAATTATCATACGCATGCCAATTAATTCGGTCCCAACACCATCTATAAATCTGTAAAAAGTAAGCAAATTGAGTAAGAAATTCCATAATGTGGctgaataagaaaaacaaggTTTTCAAGATTGATTTGCCAATATTAGGATAGGGGGTTCTTGAAGATAAGTTGATATTCTACAAAACATGTAAAGCAAGCAAAACTTTGACTTAAAACATTTGAATGCAAACCATGTGCCACAATATAAAATCCATGTGATAGTGatgatattaagaaaaatttaaaggGTGGAGTCAAAATCTTGGCTTCCTAAGAGGTTTCAACGTCTGAGAGATCTTCTCGGTAAAGCTCTGACAGATCTTCTCTGTAAAGCTCAAAGTCACTAGGGCTCCATCTGCAGAGCAAGTTCAGCTTGAAAGTAGCCATCTTCATTCGCAATAGACGCTGCAAAGTAAACAAACAAGTATAAGAAATAAAGCATACAAATTAAAAGGAAAGGGTTTTGGTATACAGAAGTCTTATTACCAAAATGTGGGCTGATTTTGGCGAAAgttgttttccttcttcacAAACTACAAAGTCAGCGACCAACTCCACAGTACCtacatattaaaataagaagaagaaataagttTTTGGATTAATATAGATAGCAAAAGTGAGTATGAGAAAGAGGAATATTAAGA
This sequence is a window from Arabidopsis thaliana chromosome 1 sequence. Protein-coding genes within it:
- the IDD16 gene encoding indeterminate(ID)-domain 16, coding for MHRRRHKVPWKLLKRDKKDEEVRKRVYVCPEPTCLHHDPCHALGDLVGIKKHFRRKHSVHKQWVCERCSKGYAVQSDYKAHLKTCGSRGHSCDCGRVFSRVESFIEHQDTCTIRQPQPTNHRHLQQHTMGLDAPSRTTSTASFGPLLHGLPLLRPPRPSNQHSPAFAYPFNASSAPFESLELQLSIGMARTSAQARHNEKRETSLTKERANEEARKAEETRQEAKRQIEMAEKDFEKAKRIREEAKTELEKAHVVREEAIKRINATMMEITCHSCKQLFQLPVTADESTSSLVMSYVSSATTEGECE
- the IDD16 gene encoding indeterminate(ID)-domain 16, producing the protein MIHYEQNNNLQNLPSSSSNDLLLGINGADATHKRKRRPAGTPDPDAEVVSLSPRTLLESDRYVCEICNQGFQRDQNLQMHRRRHKVPWKLLKRDKKDEEVRKRVYVCPEPTCLHHDPCHALGDLVGIKKHFRRKHSVHKQWVCERCSKGYAVQSDYKAHLKTCGSRGHSCDCGRVFSRVESFIEHQDTCTIRQPQPTNHRHLQQHTMGLDAPSRTTSTASFGPLLHGLPLLRPPRPSNQHSPAFAYPFNASSAPFESLELQLSIGMARTSAQARHNEKRETSLTKERANEEARKAEETRQEAKRQIEMAEKDFEKAKRIREEAKTELEKAHVVREEAIKRINATMMEITCHSCKQLFQLPVTADESTSSLVMSYVSSATTEGECE
- the IDD16 gene encoding indeterminate(ID)-domain 16 (indeterminate(ID)-domain 16 (IDD16); FUNCTIONS IN: sequence-specific DNA binding transcription factor activity, zinc ion binding, nucleic acid binding; INVOLVED IN: regulation of transcription; LOCATED IN: intracellular; EXPRESSED IN: 22 plant structures; EXPRESSED DURING: 14 growth stages; CONTAINS InterPro DOMAIN/s: Zinc finger, C2H2-like (InterPro:IPR015880), Zinc finger, C2H2-type (InterPro:IPR007087); BEST Arabidopsis thaliana protein match is: indeterminate(ID)-domain 14 (TAIR:AT1G68130.1); Has 32987 Blast hits to 15964 proteins in 303 species: Archae - 1; Bacteria - 31; Metazoa - 31048; Fungi - 164; Plants - 739; Viruses - 10; Other Eukaryotes - 994 (source: NCBI BLink).), with product MELTQPIRENGDPQGHQLTDPDAEVVSLSPRTLLESDRYVCEICNQGFQRDQNLQMHRRRHKVPWKLLKRDKKDEEVRKRVYVCPEPTCLHHDPCHALGDLVGIKKHFRRKHSVHKQWVCERCSKGYAVQSDYKAHLKTCGSRGHSCDCGRVFSRVESFIEHQDTCTIRQPQPTNHRHLQQHTMGLDAPSRTTSTASFGPLLHGLPLLRPPRPSNQHSPAFAYPFNASSAPFESLELQLSIGMARTSAQARHNEKRETSLTKERANEEARKAEETRQEAKRQIEMAEKDFEKAKRIREEAKTELEKAHVVREEAIKRINATMMEITCHSCKQLFQLPVTADESTSSLVMSYVSSATTEGECE